The following proteins are encoded in a genomic region of Fusobacterium periodonticum 1_1_41FAA:
- the gyrB gene encoding DNA topoisomerase (ATP-hydrolyzing) subunit B, producing the protein MSYEAQNITVLEGLEAVRKRPGMYIGTTSERGLHHLVWEIVDNSVDEALAGYCNKIDVKILPDNIIEVVDNGRGIPTDIHPKYGKSALEIVLTVLHAGGKFENDNYKVSGGLHGVGVSVVNALSEWLEVEVRKEGNVYYQKYHRGKPEEDVKIIGSCEANEHGTTVRFKADGDIFETLVYNYFTLSNRLKELAYLNRGLTITLSDLRKEEKKEETYKFNGGILDFLNEIVKEEATIIDKPFYVSAEQDNVGVDVTFTYTTSQNETIYSFVNNINTHEGGTHVQGFRTALTKVINDVGKAQGLLKDKDGKLMGNDIREGVVAIVSTKIPQPQFEGQTKGKLGNSEVSGIVNSIVSSSLKIFLEDNPAITKIVVEKILNSKKAREAAQKARELVLRKSVLEVGSLPGKLADCTSKKAEECEIFIVEGNSAGGSAKQGRDRYNQAILPLRGKIINVEKAGLHKSLESSEIRAMVTAFGTSIGDTFDISKLRYGKIILMTDADVDGAHIRTLILTFLYRYMRELINEGNIYIACPPLYKVSSGKQIIYAYNDLELKNVLAQMNQDNKKYTIQRYKGLGEMNPEQLWETTMNPDGRLLLKVSVDNAREADMLFDKLMGDKVEPRREFIEEHAEYVKNIDI; encoded by the coding sequence ATGAGTTATGAAGCACAGAATATAACAGTTCTGGAAGGTCTAGAAGCTGTTAGAAAAAGGCCAGGTATGTATATAGGTACAACATCAGAAAGAGGTCTACATCATTTGGTGTGGGAAATAGTTGATAACTCTGTAGATGAGGCTTTAGCTGGTTATTGTAATAAAATAGACGTGAAAATTCTTCCAGACAACATAATAGAAGTTGTTGATAATGGTAGAGGAATTCCAACAGATATCCACCCAAAATATGGAAAATCAGCATTAGAAATAGTTTTAACAGTTCTACATGCGGGTGGAAAATTTGAAAATGATAACTATAAGGTTTCAGGAGGTCTACATGGAGTTGGAGTTTCTGTAGTTAATGCACTTTCTGAATGGCTAGAAGTTGAAGTTAGAAAAGAAGGAAATGTATATTATCAAAAATATCACAGAGGAAAACCTGAAGAAGATGTTAAAATAATAGGTTCTTGTGAAGCAAATGAACATGGGACAACAGTAAGATTTAAAGCTGATGGAGATATCTTTGAAACATTGGTATATAACTATTTCACTCTTTCAAATAGATTAAAAGAATTAGCTTATTTAAATAGGGGATTAACTATAACTCTTTCAGATTTAAGAAAAGAAGAAAAGAAAGAAGAAACTTATAAATTTAACGGAGGAATTTTAGATTTCTTAAATGAAATTGTAAAAGAAGAAGCAACTATTATTGATAAACCATTTTATGTTTCAGCCGAACAAGATAATGTAGGAGTAGATGTAACATTTACTTATACTACTTCACAAAATGAAACTATCTATTCTTTTGTTAATAATATTAACACTCATGAAGGTGGAACACACGTTCAAGGTTTTAGAACCGCTTTAACAAAAGTTATAAATGATGTAGGTAAGGCTCAAGGTTTACTAAAAGACAAAGATGGTAAACTTATGGGAAATGATATAAGAGAAGGGGTTGTGGCAATAGTATCAACAAAAATACCTCAACCACAATTTGAAGGACAAACTAAAGGAAAATTAGGAAACTCTGAAGTTTCAGGAATAGTAAATTCTATTGTTTCAAGTAGTTTAAAAATATTCTTAGAAGATAATCCTGCTATAACAAAAATAGTGGTTGAAAAGATATTAAACTCTAAGAAAGCTAGGGAAGCAGCTCAAAAAGCAAGAGAATTAGTTTTAAGAAAATCAGTTTTAGAAGTTGGATCTCTTCCAGGAAAACTAGCAGATTGTACTTCTAAAAAAGCTGAAGAATGTGAAATTTTTATAGTCGAAGGAAATTCAGCTGGAGGTTCTGCAAAACAAGGTAGAGATAGATATAATCAAGCTATCTTACCACTTAGAGGAAAGATAATAAATGTTGAAAAAGCTGGATTACACAAATCTTTAGAAAGTTCAGAAATAAGAGCTATGGTAACAGCTTTTGGAACAAGTATAGGAGATACATTTGATATATCAAAATTAAGATATGGAAAAATAATTCTTATGACCGATGCCGATGTCGATGGTGCACATATAAGAACATTGATCTTAACATTCTTGTATAGATATATGAGAGAGTTAATAAATGAAGGAAATATATATATTGCTTGTCCTCCACTATATAAAGTATCATCAGGTAAGCAAATTATATATGCTTACAATGATTTAGAGTTAAAAAATGTCTTAGCACAAATGAATCAAGACAATAAAAAATATACTATACAAAGATATAAAGGGTTAGGAGAAATGAACCCTGAACAACTTTGGGAAACAACAATGAACCCTGATGGAAGATTACTTTTAAAAGTTTCAGTAGATAATGCTAGAGAAGCTGATATGCTATTTGATAAACTTATGGGAGATAAAGTTGAACCAAGAAGAGAATTTATAGAAGAACATGCAGAATATGTAAAAAATATTGATATATAA